A single window of Nicotiana sylvestris chromosome 3, ASM39365v2, whole genome shotgun sequence DNA harbors:
- the LOC104239523 gene encoding uncharacterized protein isoform X2 — MEGKVEAIAKELNDNGLHFETKLEQEGESVTQEIKVGCDDKISEEEQNKICLMRALVEKQDPSSKEVDDFEIRRFLRARDLDVDKASAMFLKCLKRKKSIAPNGFISASEIPNEIAHNKMFMQGRDKQGRPIAVILGARHFHNKLGGPDELKRFVVLALDKLCSRTSPGREKFVVIADFQGFGYSNSDARAYIGALSILQITFVENRRLMATLRQDIDESQLPEIYGGKMPLVPIHEA, encoded by the exons ATGGAGGGAAAGGTTGAGGCAATAGCCAAGGAGCTAAACGATAATGGACTTCATTTTGAAACAAAACTGGAGCAGGAAGGAGAATCAGTAACACAGGAGATCAAAGTAGGATGCGATGACAAAATCAGTGAAGAAGAGCAGAACAAGATTTGCCTTATGAGAGCTCTTGTCGAAAAGCAAGATCCTTCTTCCAAG GAAGTAGATGATTTTGAGATAAGAAGGTTTCTTCGAGCTAGGGATCTGGACGTAGACAAAGCTTCGGCAATGTTCTTGAAATGCcttaaaaggaagaaaagcattgCACCAAATGGCTTCATTTCAGCGAGTGAGATTCCAAACGAGATAGCACACAACAAAATGTTCATGCAAGGAAGGGACAAACAAGGACGCCCTATTGCTGTCATTTTAGGTGCCAGACATTTTCATAATAAATTAGGTGGTCCTGACGAGTTAAAAC GATTTGTGGTCTTGGCTTTGGACAAACTCTGTTCAAG GACCTCGCCAGGTAGGGAAAAGTTTGTGGTAATTGCAGATTTCCAAGGTTTTGGTTATTCCAACAGCGATGCTCGTGCATACATTGGGGCTCTATCCATTTTACAG ATCACATTTGTGGAAAACAGACGACTAATGGCAACTCTACGCCAAGACATTGATGAAAGTCAGCTACCTGAGATTTATGGAGGCAAAATGCCATTAGTTCCTATACATGAAGCCTAA
- the LOC104239523 gene encoding uncharacterized protein isoform X1 produces the protein MEGKVEAIAKELNDNGLHFETKLEQEGESVTQEIKVGCDDKISEEEQNKICLMRALVEKQDPSSKEVDDFEIRRFLRARDLDVDKASAMFLKCLKRKKSIAPNGFISASEIPNEIAHNKMFMQGRDKQGRPIAVILGARHFHNKLGGPDELKRFVVLALDKLCSRTSPGREKFVVIADFQGFGYSNSDARAYIGALSILQDCYPERLEKLIVVHVPYLFWTMWKIVYPFIDNKTKKKITFVENRRLMATLRQDIDESQLPEIYGGKMPLVPIHEA, from the exons ATGGAGGGAAAGGTTGAGGCAATAGCCAAGGAGCTAAACGATAATGGACTTCATTTTGAAACAAAACTGGAGCAGGAAGGAGAATCAGTAACACAGGAGATCAAAGTAGGATGCGATGACAAAATCAGTGAAGAAGAGCAGAACAAGATTTGCCTTATGAGAGCTCTTGTCGAAAAGCAAGATCCTTCTTCCAAG GAAGTAGATGATTTTGAGATAAGAAGGTTTCTTCGAGCTAGGGATCTGGACGTAGACAAAGCTTCGGCAATGTTCTTGAAATGCcttaaaaggaagaaaagcattgCACCAAATGGCTTCATTTCAGCGAGTGAGATTCCAAACGAGATAGCACACAACAAAATGTTCATGCAAGGAAGGGACAAACAAGGACGCCCTATTGCTGTCATTTTAGGTGCCAGACATTTTCATAATAAATTAGGTGGTCCTGACGAGTTAAAAC GATTTGTGGTCTTGGCTTTGGACAAACTCTGTTCAAG GACCTCGCCAGGTAGGGAAAAGTTTGTGGTAATTGCAGATTTCCAAGGTTTTGGTTATTCCAACAGCGATGCTCGTGCATACATTGGGGCTCTATCCATTTTACAG GACTGCTACCCTGAAAGACTTGAAAAACTAATTGTAGTTCATGTTCCTTACCTATTCTGGACAATGTGGAAAATTGTGTATCCTTTTATTGATAACAAGACCAAAAAGAAG ATCACATTTGTGGAAAACAGACGACTAATGGCAACTCTACGCCAAGACATTGATGAAAGTCAGCTACCTGAGATTTATGGAGGCAAAATGCCATTAGTTCCTATACATGAAGCCTAA